Proteins encoded in a region of the Pseudomonas syringae KCTC 12500 genome:
- a CDS encoding glycerophosphoryl diester phosphodiesterase: protein MLKPAPLVRSSLIAHRGAKAYVPENTLLALEKAAACGAEWVEIDVKLTRDGQPVVIHDDLLDRTTNGRGAVVLHELKAIRMLDAGSWFAPEFAGLQVPTFEEIVACALRLNLGLQVELKPTIGDDVETAEVVMPILKNLWPADNDRLFVSSFSVRSLTAARRLWNDVPLAIASVVAPADPVALLAEYDCRILHVLDDMLDDHHLVRLKSSGVEFAVATINSPKRAHYLLEHGAQSILSDYPDLLNLPNGGCLQ from the coding sequence ATGCTCAAACCTGCTCCCCTCGTCCGCTCGTCCCTGATTGCCCATCGCGGTGCCAAGGCTTACGTGCCGGAAAACACTCTGCTGGCCCTGGAAAAAGCTGCCGCATGCGGCGCCGAGTGGGTCGAAATCGACGTGAAGCTGACCCGTGATGGCCAGCCGGTCGTGATTCATGACGACTTGCTGGACCGCACTACCAACGGGCGCGGCGCCGTCGTGCTGCATGAGCTGAAAGCTATCCGCATGCTGGACGCGGGCAGTTGGTTCGCGCCTGAATTCGCCGGCCTTCAGGTCCCGACTTTTGAAGAGATCGTGGCCTGTGCGTTGCGCCTGAACCTGGGTTTGCAGGTCGAACTCAAGCCGACCATTGGCGACGATGTCGAGACGGCGGAAGTGGTGATGCCGATCCTCAAAAATCTGTGGCCCGCCGACAACGATCGGTTATTCGTCTCCAGCTTTTCGGTGCGCTCGCTAACGGCCGCCCGCCGCTTGTGGAACGACGTACCACTGGCTATCGCCTCCGTGGTGGCGCCTGCCGACCCGGTCGCGCTGTTGGCCGAATATGACTGCCGGATACTCCACGTACTTGACGATATGCTCGATGACCATCACCTTGTTCGCCTGAAAAGCAGCGGCGTCGAATTCGCCGTGGCTACCATCAACAGCCCGAAGCGTGCGCACTACCTGCTGGAACATGGCGCACAGTCGATTCTCAGTGATTACCCGGACTTGTTGAACCTGCCGAACGGAGGCTGTCTGCAATGA
- a CDS encoding inositol monophosphatase family protein: protein MNNRLSVAMQAVEKATGLAMAYFNDRHTLDITTKSAQDLVSRADFEVEQLLRAELSKHFPDDTILGEEMGGEFITDGWVIDPIDGTGNYLRGTPLWGIAVAYMSAGEPEIGVVAYPALGYTLAARTGDGLLRNGVPFVRPQPPEHLRIAGVGENTRWDAEEMGKLHLSLRRQGWGLAGYRCATIGLAFAALGQTDGYMEKFTSLWDIAAGAVICREAGLLCTIEGEQKQGSMTVMVGREELMGIFGA, encoded by the coding sequence ATGAACAACCGACTCAGCGTCGCGATGCAAGCCGTAGAAAAGGCCACTGGCCTGGCCATGGCGTATTTTAACGACCGCCACACCCTCGACATCACCACCAAAAGCGCGCAAGACCTCGTCTCCCGCGCCGACTTTGAAGTGGAACAACTGCTGCGTGCAGAACTGAGCAAACACTTCCCCGACGATACAATCCTGGGCGAAGAAATGGGCGGCGAATTCATCACCGACGGCTGGGTCATCGACCCCATCGACGGCACCGGCAACTACCTGCGGGGCACCCCATTGTGGGGAATCGCGGTGGCGTACATGTCGGCAGGCGAGCCCGAAATCGGCGTCGTCGCCTACCCGGCACTGGGCTACACCCTGGCAGCCCGCACGGGCGATGGCTTGCTGCGCAACGGCGTCCCCTTTGTCCGCCCTCAACCACCCGAGCACCTGCGCATCGCTGGCGTCGGTGAAAACACCCGCTGGGATGCCGAAGAGATGGGCAAACTGCACCTGAGCCTGCGCCGACAGGGCTGGGGCCTTGCTGGTTATCGGTGCGCCACCATCGGCCTGGCGTTCGCCGCTTTGGGGCAGACAGACGGCTACATGGAGAAATTCACCAGCCTGTGGGACATCGCAGCGGGCGCAGTGATCTGCCGGGAGGCGGGGTTGTTGTGCACGATTGAAGGCGAGCAGAAGCAAGGCTCGATGACGGTGATGGTAGGCCGTGAGGAGTTGATGGGGATTTTTGGTGCGTGA
- a CDS encoding endo-1,4-beta-xylanase — translation MRRASRRSFLTAFVRLLACLPFVNSRLLAAETFTALRQPAAEKGIRFGFAVDPTKLNDDAAYRQLVALQASIVVPENALKWQTVHPEPERYNFAPADAIAAFAKAHDQRMRGHTFCWHRSLPDWVHHTVTPMNAEAVLTAHISTVASHYRGLISAWDVVNEAIQLEDGQPDGLRNSFWYQMLGPRYLDIAFKAAYKADPDALLCYNDYGLEKDTHYGESRRTAVLALLRGLKQRGIPIHGLGIQSHLRAGDTFGPGLSRFILAVRDMGLSIHITELDVDDSHLTGSIADRDGSVAATYKRYLDVVLATRSVSTVITWGVWDSPHVAGATASNGPLAQRALVFGQRGEVKPASWVVEHCFENAQMQKDTRL, via the coding sequence ATGCGCCGGGCTAGTCGACGCAGTTTTCTGACTGCGTTTGTCCGCCTGCTGGCGTGCCTGCCCTTCGTCAACAGCAGGCTGCTGGCGGCAGAAACCTTTACCGCATTGCGCCAGCCTGCAGCCGAGAAAGGCATACGGTTCGGCTTTGCAGTTGATCCGACAAAGCTGAATGACGACGCGGCCTATCGGCAACTGGTCGCCCTACAGGCCAGCATCGTTGTGCCAGAAAATGCCTTGAAGTGGCAGACCGTCCACCCCGAACCAGAGCGTTACAACTTCGCGCCCGCCGACGCAATCGCGGCGTTTGCCAAAGCGCATGACCAGCGTATGCGCGGGCACACCTTCTGCTGGCATCGCTCTTTACCCGACTGGGTTCACCACACCGTCACCCCGATGAACGCCGAAGCAGTGCTGACGGCGCACATCAGTACCGTCGCCAGCCATTATCGTGGCCTAATCAGCGCATGGGACGTCGTCAACGAAGCCATCCAGCTGGAGGACGGCCAGCCTGACGGGCTGCGCAATTCATTCTGGTATCAGATGCTCGGGCCTCGCTATCTGGACATAGCCTTCAAGGCTGCGTACAAGGCCGACCCGGACGCCCTGCTCTGCTACAACGATTACGGCCTGGAAAAGGATACCCATTACGGCGAAAGCCGACGCACTGCCGTGCTCGCCCTGCTGCGCGGGCTCAAGCAGCGGGGCATTCCGATACACGGCCTTGGCATTCAGTCCCACCTGCGTGCAGGCGACACATTTGGTCCGGGCCTGTCTCGCTTTATTCTGGCAGTGCGTGATATGGGATTGTCGATCCACATCACGGAACTTGACGTCGACGACAGCCACTTGACTGGGTCCATCGCAGATCGTGATGGATCAGTTGCAGCGACTTATAAGCGGTATCTCGACGTGGTGCTTGCCACGCGCTCGGTGTCTACCGTTATTACGTGGGGCGTTTGGGACAGCCCGCATGTTGCCGGCGCCACGGCCAGCAACGGGCCGTTGGCACAACGAGCATTGGTTTTCGGGCAGCGGGGTGAGGTGAAGCCTGCGAGTTGGGTGGTTGAGCATTGTTTCGAAAACGCGCAAATGCAGAAGGATACGCGGCTTTAG